The following is a genomic window from Sutcliffiella horikoshii.
TTTGAAAAAGGGTCAGACCCCGGCAGGAGCCGGGGTCTGACAGGTGAACCTTTATTCGACACGAAGAGGGAAAATCCTTTGGGGGTCTGACCCCCAAAGGGTAATTTTTTCTTTTTTTCTTATCATTCTATCTCTTCGCTGTCACCTTATTGATGTATTGGTCGGCGCTGGCGATTTGGACGTCTTTGTAGTAGTGGGAGATGATTTGGGTGTAGTTTTTGCCTTCTAGGGCCATTCCGTTGGCTCCGTATTGGCTCATCCCTACTCCATGGCCAAAGCCCTTGGTGGTGATGACGATGTTGTCTCCTTTGCGCTCCCAGGTAAAGTCACTGGAGCGCAGCATAAGAAGGTCACGCACTTCCCTGCCACTTAGCTTCTTCCCATTAATATCTACCGCCTCCACGCGATTACCCGTGGTGCGTGCGATAATCTTCCCTACCGACCCGTCACTTCCCAGGGTTACCCCAAGTTTGGACTGAAACTCTTGTACCGGTAAGGATACTTGGCTTAAGTATTTTTCAGAATCCACATCCCACGGGCTTTCTACACTTCGCAAATATGGGATTTCGTTTGGCCAGTATTCTTCTGAGTTTTCTGTGTAGCCGTTGCTGGTGGAGAAATAGCTAGCATCAATTGGTACATTATTATAGGTAAGGACGGATCCCGCTGTTTCTGCGACCGCCTGTTTTATTTTTTCCATCTTCCAATTAAAGTCTTCGGCTGCCCAAGCTGCTTTTAAATCTTCTGGGCTTTTATACACCTGGTGCTGTTCGGTGTCTGTGACATCCGCGCCTTCTGGTGTGCCAAGTTTTTCTTCCGCCATCAGCTGCCTTAAGATATACGTCCGTGCTGCCAGTGCCTGTGCCTTTAGCGCTTCAAGTTCAAAGTCCGCAGGCATCTCTGAAGCAACCACGCCCACAATGTAGTCCTCAAGCGGTATGTTTTCGATCATCTCCTGCTTGTGACGATACACCGCTACATCAATCGGAGAATCGATTGGTTCCACTTGATTTTGGATTTGCTGATTCGGTTGGAGTTCTTCTGCTAATTGGCCGCTTTCCTTATCGACAAACGGCATGACTAATAACGTTGGTACCATTAATACCATGACAAATAGAATAGAAGTGAGTACGATGATTGGTTTCAAGTTTCTCATAGCGCCGAGCCTCCGATAACAATAAAGTAGTAGTTGTTTGCTAATGGTTGGTTACCTTTACTCTTCATTCTTATGGGAGTGGACAAGCAATTATGACTAAAATATGGGCAGGTTTAAAGACTTCATTCACAAGCCTCTAACCCTAAAAAACTCTTAAATACTTCTATATTATATACACATAACCCACAACTGTCAGAAAACAATTCAATATCACACCAAAAAAATGGTCTGACAGAAAAAAAGTTGGAATATTAATAAGTAGTGAAAAAAATGCTGTGCTGGGGTCAGACCCCAGCAGGAATTTCCGCACTCACGTCGAATGCCAGTAAAAAAAGTTTGAAAAAGGGTCAGACCCCTAAAGGAGTCTGACCCTTGATGTAGAATATAAATATATGATTGGCTATTTTGGTGTGTTTAGGCTTCCTTGATTTGCTCTAGGATAACTGTTTGTTCTTGTTCCATGGAGCTTACTCGTTCGATGTCTGCGCCTAGTGCTGCTAGTTTGTTGTGGAAGTTTACGTATCCACGATCTAAGTGTTTTAGCTCGGTTACACGAGTGTATCCGTCTGCGATTAATCCTGCTAGGGTTAATGCTGCTGCTGCACGAAGGTCTGTTGCCGCCACTTCTGCGCCTTGTAGTTTTGAAGGTCCATTGATGACAACGGAACGTCCTTCGATCTTGATGTCGCCGTTCATACGACGGAATTCTTCTACATGCATGAAGCGATTTTCGAATACTGTTTCGGTAATCATGCTCGTGCCTTCAGCCGCCAATAATAGAGACATCATTTGGGATTGCATATCTGTTGGGAATCCTGGGTGAGGCATTGTTTTGATGTCAATTGACTTTAGTTTTTCAGGTCCGATAACGCGTAATCCGTTTTCGACTTCTTCAAACTTAACGCCCATTTCTTCCATTTTGGCAATTAAAGAGCTGGAATGTTCCGGCACTGCGCCTTCAACGATAACGTCTCCGCCTGTGATTGCAGCTGCTACCATGAATGTACCTGCTTCAATGCGGTCAGGGATGATGTTGTGTTGGCATCCGTGCAATTCGGAAACCCCTTCGATTCTGATAGTACCTGTACCTGCTCCACGAACTTTTGCTCCCATGGAGTTCAAGAAGTTCGCCAAGTCCACGATTTCCGGTTCTTTTGCAACGTTTTCCATGATAGTTGTACCTTCAGCAAGAGTTGCAGCCATCATGATATTTTCCGTTGCTCCCACACTTGGGAAGTCAAGATATATTTTCGCGCCTTGTAATCTTCCGTCTACTTCGGCATCGATATAACCATTTCCAACTTTTACTTTCGCACCCATTGCTTCGAATCCTTTTAAATGCTGATCGATTGGTCTTGAACCGATCGCACATCCTCCAGGTAGAGCAATTTGTGCTTTTCCGTTACGTGCAAGCAATGATCCCATTACTAGGACAGATGCGCGCATTTTTCGTACATATTCAAACGGTGCTTCAGTGTGAAGCTCTCTTGTTGCATCGACAATTATACGATTATTTTCAAAATCAACATCGGCATTCAAATAACGCAAAACCTCGTTAATCGTATAAACGTCGGAGAGCTCAGGTACATCTAAGATTTCGCATTTGCCTTTGCTAGCTAATAAAGTTGCGGCGATGACAGGTAGTACTGCGTTTTTTGCTCCCTCTACTTTAACAGTACCCTTTAACCTTTGTCCGCCGCGGACGATGATTTTTTCCAAAACGTTCCCCTCCGCGTCTTTTATTCTATATATTAATATTCAACAGTAATAATTGGCGTGCCTACAATCACGGTAGTCTTATCGCCCATTCCTTGTGTTCGTAACCCAATTTGTAAGTTCATCTTTCCCTGATGTGTCGGAAGAACATTATTCCATGCATCAGTATATGCTGAAACTGATACAAAGGTATCTTCCTGAATCTCTTCAACTATTTGTGCTGAAAATGCGTCTAGCAAAATATTTGTCGTATTTTGCAAACCACCTTCAATTTTAGCACTGAAATCGCCAGACATACAACTAAATATTTCAAAGTCTTCATGAGAAATATTGGTAAGATTCGAATGGAAATTGTTTATTATCTCTGTTGCTACAGGCTTTTCCCAACCATACCCAGTAACCTCATATAATACATACGATGTTTGGGATGAGTTTGTGTGGGTGGTGATGAGCTGAAGAGTCTCTTCTTGCTTTAATAAGTCATTATAATAAGTCCCAACTGCCTTCCATTGATCCTCTTCTTCCATCACATTCCAACTAAGATGGCCCATACTCTGTTTTAAACGATTTACCTCTTTTTGAAAAGTGACTAAATCCCTAATTTTATAGACGTTCTTCCGTCCATAAAGTTTCCATTCCTGAACATTAATTTTCTCCTTTTGAAAAACTTCTGCGATTTCAAGTATCTCAGTACTGATATCGTTTGGTAATTGAGCTCTGCTTCTTTCATTCCCAAGAATTACCCCCGTAAAACATATTACCAAAATAAAAAATAGTCCTAGCAATCTATTAATATAAAGTTTCCACGTTTTTTCTGCATATTTAGTATTAGTTTTTAAGCCCTTATCCGTATTCCCCATCTTAAACATATCCCCCACGCCCCTTTGTTTGTTACTACTCATTGTGACCAAAGTGAGCATAAGAGATACATAGAAATGTTCGTCAAAATTTTTGTGTTTTTTATATATTTTTTATTTTTGGGGTCAGACCCCGGCAGGAGTTTTAGCTCTTATGTAGAATGAGGCAAGAAAAACAAATAAAAAACCAGAGGATTCTCTCCCCTGGTTTGCTTAAGTTCGCTTATTTTCACCAAATCATCGGCAGTCTTTGTGATAGGAACAGGTAGTCCAGGAAGAAGTTGCTGACGGAGGATCCGATGGCGATGGTGATTAGGATCAGCAGCAGTCTGATTTGGACGACTTTGTTTGGTTTCATCCATTTTTCGTATTGGATGGCTTGGAGTGCCCACCAGGTGATGCTAATGAATAGTAGGTGGGAGATGATGCTGACGAGTGCTTGTACTCCGAAATCGATCATTGTGAAAGCAGCCTCCTCTTTATTTTAAGTAAAAGTTCTGGGTATACTCCGCTGTTGATTTCCGCGCTAGGCTTCGCTTTCCGCGGGACGGTGCTTGAGCCTCCTCGGCAAGCCTGCGGGGTCTCAACCAACCGTTATTCCCCCGCTGGAGTCTCAGCCTTTCGCTCCAATCACCAGCTCGATACACCTTGCTTCATTAGTTTCTTCCTATAGTAATCCACAAAAAAGAAGGAGCTCTATCACTCCTTCTTTTCTATTAAATCATATACCCCTTAATGGTGACAATGTGTTAGTTGTCTGTTTCGAAGATATCTCTTAAAATATCGAAATTGCTTCCGAACATGTCTAGGGCAAGGCCTGGTAAGATTCCTAACAACAGTGTTCCTAGTGCGCAAACAAAAACGGTGATCCAGATTCCAACGGGAACGTGGATTTTTTCTTGGCTTGCGGCTGGGCGGAAGAACATTTGTGTCATGATACCGAAATAGTAAAAGTATGAGACGACGGTGGTCAAGATCAAGACCGATGCCAGCACGTAGGCGTTGGTTGGTTCGGAAATGGCCCCGACGAAAATTGATAATTTTCCGATGAATCCGGCTGTTCCCGGGATACCTGCCAAAGAAAGCAAGAACACTGACATTAACACTGCAAGCAGCGGTGAACGCTGGTAGAGGCCGGCGAATCGGCTCAGATCCTCGGAATCATCTTGTGCGGTGACGACTTGCAATACTGCAAGTGCTCCAATGTTCATGAACAGGTATGCGACCAGGTAGAACCACATTGCTTCAAAAATGAAGATGAAGTTTACGGTTGCCAGTGGTACCAACAAATAGCCGGCGTGTGCGACTCCAGAGTAGGCGAACATTCGCTTGACGTTGCGCTGCCTAAGAGCAACGAAGTTACCGATGATCATGGAGGCCACGGCCAAGACTGCGATGAATTCCCCCATGGAGAACAGCATAGATGAGCCTTCTGCTGATCGGGTTGGGAAGAACAGTGTCACGAAAAGACGCAGGACGATAATGAAGCCTGCTGTTTTGGATACGACTGCAAGGAATGCCGTTACTGGTGTTGGTGCGCCTTGGTAGACGTCCGGTGCCCACATGTGGAATGGTGCGGTCGCGAGCTTGAAGGATAAGCCAACGAACATCATCATGAAGGCGATGACCAGCAGGTATTGCATGTCGCGTGCGTTGATCTGGGACAGTGTGATCCACATTTCCTGCAGGTTGGTTGTGCCTGTCAGGCCGTACACGTAACTCATCCCAAACAGGGTGATGGCGGTGGCGATTCCGCCGTTGATAACGTATTTCATGGCCGCTTCGTTGGATTGCAGGTTCTTTTTGCGCAGGCCTGCTAGTACATAGGAAGCCAGGGATAATAACTCAAGGCCCACAAACAACGTGATCAGGTCGCCGCTTGAGGACATGATCATGGCCCCTAGGACACCTAGCAGCAAGAGGTAGAAGAACTCTCCCCTGTACTCTTTCAGGCCTTCTTTCGGCTCGTAGCTGATGGCCATAAGCATCACAAAGGCTGCTCCGACTAAAATCAACGTTTTGAAGGCCATCGCGAAGCTGTCGAGTCGGTATGTTTCGTAAAGGATGGTGGTGACTTGCATTGGATCTTTGTCGTACATGCCCACTAAGAATCCGAGGGCAACCAGGATGCTGGCGAATCCGAGCCATCCGAGCAGTCTCCGGTCTATTTTTTTCGGTAAAAATAAGTCCAGTAGTGAGAGAAGGGTTGCTACACCAAGGATGATGAATTCCGGTGCCATGACACTCCAATCAAAGCTGAGTAAGGTTTCTAAATCCATCTCCAGTTCACCCCCCTATCCCTAAAATAATGGCGTTGATGGTGTCTTGCAGCGGTTGTGCGAGAATGCTAGGGTATACTCCGATCAGGATGATGAAGAATAGCATGGCAAATACGGGAATGTATTCAACTCCGCGCAGGTCCACCACTTTCTCGCCATAGCCTGCCGCTTTCGTGCCGAATGTCATTCCGAGCACTGCACGCAACAAGTATGCCGCTGTTAAAATAATCCCGAGTGTTCCGACTGCCGCAACAACCGGCATTTCATTGAAAAGTCCCATGAAGGCAAGGAATTCGCTGACAAATCCGGACATGCCAGGCAGACCGAGTGAGGCCATGGCTCCCACAAGGAAGAATCCGGCTGTGAGCGGCATCGCTTTTGCGAGTCCACCAAGCTTTCCGATGTCTGTCGTTCCTGTGCGTTCGTACATTACTCCTATTAAAAAGAACAAGAGTGCCGCGATGAATCCGTGGGAGACAACTTGGAAGATGGCGCCTTGGATTCCCGCTTCATTTAGGGCCGCAAGCCCGATCAGGACAATCCCCATATGCGAAATACTGGAGTATGCCAGCACCATTTTGAAATCTGTTTGGATGAGTGCAAGGAATGCACCGTAAAGGAGATTCACGACTCCTAAGATTGCTAGAATGAAAGCGAGCTGGTCGAATTGTTCCGGGAAAATTCCCACTCCGAAACGGATAAGTCCGAATGCCCCTATTTTCAAAAGAACGCCGGCATGCAGCATGACGATTGATGGCGGAGCCTGGACGTGGACTTTTAGCATCCAGCTGTGAAGCGGCACGATTGGCAGCTTGATACCGAATGCGACAAGCAATGCAATCAGCAGTCCCATGCGCAGGTCGTCTGAAACTTCGCCAAGGAACATGGCGTCACTGTTACCGGTGAACATGGCAGTGATTTCGGCGATGTTCATCGTTCCTGTTTTTGTGAAAAGGACAACGAACACGATTAATAGAATGGCAGAACCGAGACCGTTGTAGATAAGGAAGCGGTATGCTGCACTTTCTTTTTCAAAATAGCCCCATTTTCCGATGAGGAAGAACATCGGGATCAAGGTGAGTTCAAAGAAAAAGAAGAATAAGAGCAGGTTCTCCGCTGCAAAGACGCCGAGCATTCCGATCTGTAAAAGAAGAAAGAGAATGAAGTAGCCTTTCCATTCTTTTTTTACATGGATGCTTGCGATGGCTGCAAGGGTGGAAAGCACTGCCGTCAGTAAAATCATGACGAGCGAGAAGCCGTTGACCCCAAGCTCGAAAGAAATCGGCTGGTATACTTGAGAGCCGTAGATTTCACCAGTCAGATCTTTGTTTCCGAATGTAATCCATTCGTGCTTGATCGCAAATTGCTCAAGACCCGCTCCCGCCTTGTATTGCCAGAACGCGATGAGCGCAAGCACCAAGGACGGCAGGGTTGCAAGGAATCCAACGATTTTGATGGCTTCCACGTTTGTTTTTGGTGTGAAAAGAAGTACTAAAATACCTAAAAGAGGGGCGAAGATCAACGCTGTCAGAAATATGCTGTTCATCCGATGTACCCCCCTGTGAAGACGAAAATAATGATGAGAATGGCGAGTCCGACAAACGCGACTGCTCCGTATGTTTGGGTTTGGCCGTTCTGCACTTTGGCTCCGAGTCTACCGATTTGTTGGGATGCCGCGGCAATCCCCTTCATCGAACCCTGGACAAGGAACTCGTCGATGTATTTCAGGAACAGGCTGATCACGCGCGTTCCATAGACAAATGTCATATTGTAAATTTCATCGACAAAGTATTTGTTGCGTAAAATTCCGTACAGATGCGGTGCGCCTTGGCTGAATGTTTCGCGCGCGATCGAGCGGCGGAAATAAATCAGGTAGGCGAAACCGATGCCGGCAAATGAAACAAGGATGGCAGCCGCCATGATCCATTTTGGCCCCTCGATATGGGACGGCCCGTATAGGGTGGTCCCTTCTGTCAGCCAGTCTCCGAGAAAATGGCCAAACCAAGGGGTGTTCATATAACCTGCCACGACTGCAAGGACGCCAAGCACGATCATTGGAATGGTCATGACAGATGGTGACTCGTGCGCATGACTTTGGTCTCCACGTGCATCACCTGTGAATACCAGGAAGAACAGGCGGAACATATAGAATGCCGTGAAGAAAGCAGCGATTAGTGCCAGTAAAAATAAGAATGGATTCCCATTCACCCAAGCAGCAAGGAGAATTTCCTCTTTACTGAAGAACCCGGAGAACAACGGAACACCTGTAATGGCAAGAGTTCCGATTAGAAATAAGATTCCGGTGGTGCGCATTTTTTTCCAAAGGCCGCCCATTTCATCGATGTTTTGCGTGTGGACCGCATGGATGACGCTACCTGCTGCAAGGAAGAGCAAGGCTTTAAAGAATGCGTGTGTGGTGAGGTGGAAGACCCCTGCCACATAGCCTGCAGAACCGAGAGCAAGCATCATGAAGCCGAGCTGACTGACGGTGGAGTAGGCTAGCACTCTCTTAATATCTTTTTGTACAAGACCGATGGAGGCCGCGAAAATGGCGGTGAATGCACCGACGATTGCGACCGTCATAAGCGCCGTTTCGCTGGCATTGAACAGCGGAAACAGGCTCGCGACCAAGTAGACCCCTGCTGCAACCATTGTTGCGGCATGGATTAGCGCGGAAACCGGTGTTGGACCTTCCATCGCGTCAGGTAACCAGGAGTGTAGCGGGAATTGACCTGATTTCCCCATTGCCCCGATAAAAATAAGGATGGCAATGAGGGTCAGCATGCCTGCGGAGATTGCGCCTGCATTGACTGCTTCAAAAATCACATCGTATTCAAAGCTGCCAACCTGCCAGAATAATAGGATGATCCCGATGAATAACCCGACATCCCCGATACGCGTCATGATGAACGCTTTTTTGGCAGCGGCTTTTGCTTCATTTTTATAAAAATAGAACCCAATGAGCAAGAATGACCCTACTCCGACCAGCTCCCAGAAAATGTAGAGCTGAAGCAGGTTTGGTGACATGACAAGTGCCAGCATGGCAAAGGTAAACAGGCCCAGATAGGCGTAGAACACGTGGAAACGGTCGTCCCCGTGCATGTATCCTTTGGAATAAATATGTACAAGTAAGCTGACAAGTGATACTACGACAAGCATCAAGGCGTTTAATTGATTGACTTCATATCCCGCCGTCAGTACGACGTCTCCTATTTGGAGCCAGTCGAATGTGGCTTTGAAGGTTGGTGCTGAAAACCGCTCCCATAGTGCTGTGAGGGAAAAGATGAGTGATAGTCCAATGAGTGCGATTCCGAGGAATGCACTCGATTCTTTCAATCTTTTGCCGACAAGCATTAACAGGATAAAGGAGATCAGCGGAAAAAGCGGGATGATCCAGGCATTTTCCATCATCGTATCAAGTCCCCTTTTTTTTAGTTCTTCAGTGTATTCATTTCGTCGATGTTAACGGTGCGGCGGTTGCGGTAGAGGGCTATGAGGATAGCCAGGCCTACTGCGGCTTCTGCTGCTGCGACGGTAATGGTGAACAGGGAGAATACTTGCCCTGTGATGGATGGTGCGATGCCGAATTTACTGAACGCGACAAGGTTGATGTTGACTGCGTTCAGCATGAGCTCGATACAGATCAGGACGATGACGGTGTTGCGTTTTGTCAGGGCCCCGTAAAGTCCGATACAGAATAAAATAAGTGCAAGTACCAGGTAGGCTGATAATGGAACTCCGCTCATTCCTTGGTCGCCTCCTCTTTTACAACGTCCGCGTCTTCGTCATCTCGTCTTGCCAAGATGATTGCCCCGACAAGTGCCACGAGCAGAATCACGGAGGTCAATTCAAATGGAATGACGTATTTTGCATAGATGGCTACACCGATCTGTTCGGTGTTGTTCACATGCAGGTCGGCTGATTCTTGGGATCCAAGGTCAAGGCTGTACAGTCCGAAATACATGACTGCTGCAAAGCCGAGAACGCCGGCGCCGACGAGTATTTTTCGGGCAAGTCCTGATGTTTCGGATTCGTCATTGTGACGGGTAAGCATGATTCCGAACAGCATGATGATAGTGATGGCCCCGGAATAGATGAGAATTTGGACAGCCGCTACGAATTCAGCGGAGAGCATGACATAGATGCCGGCGATGCTGATGAAGGTGAACACTAGGGCTACCACCATGTGGACGACCTTTGTCAGGTTCAGCATGAGCACTCCACCGGCGATCGCAGCGATTGCTAGGAAAAGAAATGCGATGAATTCACCGGTTATCGTCATGCTTTATTCTCCCTTCTGATGTTCGTATCGTTTTCATCGAGCCATTGCAGGTCTTTGAAAAGTCGATCACGGCTGTATTCGGCAAGCTCAAAGTTGTTGGTCATGATGATGGCCTCTGTCGGGCAGACTTCTGTACAGAGGTCGCAGAGAATGCAGATTTCAAAATTGATGTCGTATGTGTCGATGATTTTCCCTTTTTTCGTTGGATCCGGATGTTTTTTCCCGGTAAGCTGGATGCAGTCTGTAGGGCAGATGTTGGAGCACTGGTTACAGACGATGCATTTTTCCGGGTAAAATTTTTGGATGCCGCGGAACCGGTCCGGTAGTGGAAGCGGTTCGTTTGGGTAATCATAGGTTACTTTTTTCTTCGTTAAGTTTTGTAGGGTATATTTTAAACCTTTTGCAAGACCGAGCATTTCGCTTCACCCCTATTCTTCCGTTACCCCTTTTAGTAATGAAAGTGAGTTTTTTATTTAAAGAACAATTCTTTCATGATCGCTGAGAAAAAGATGTTTGCCAGTGCTACCGGGAGCAGTACCTTCCAGCCGAATTCCATGAGCTGGTCTGCGCGCAGACGCGGGAAGGTGACACGGATCCAGATGAGCACGAATACGACTACGCTGAATTTCAGTGCGAACCAGACGGCACCCGGGATTAATCCGAGGAACTCGAATGGTGGCAGCCATCCGCCCAGGAACAGGACGGTGGTCAGGGATGCCATCGCAAACAGGTACACATATTCTGCTAGCATGAAGAATGCCCAGCGGAATCCGGAGTACTCAACATGGTACCCTGCGACAAGCTCGGATTCTGCTTCCGGCAAGTCAAATGGTGTACGGTTCAACTCTGCGACAGATGCAATCATGAAAATTAGGAATCCGACAGGCTGCAAGATGATAAACCAAAATGTTTCGCCTTGAGCTGCAACGATTTCGTTCAGGTTAAGGCTTCCTGCCAACAGGACAACCCCGATTACAGACATAACAAGTGGCACTTCATAGGAAATCATTTGGGCTGCTGCACGCATGCCTCCAAGTAAGGAGTACTTGTTG
Proteins encoded in this region:
- the nuoN gene encoding NADH-quinone oxidoreductase subunit NuoN; protein product: MDLETLLSFDWSVMAPEFIILGVATLLSLLDLFLPKKIDRRLLGWLGFASILVALGFLVGMYDKDPMQVTTILYETYRLDSFAMAFKTLILVGAAFVMLMAISYEPKEGLKEYRGEFFYLLLLGVLGAMIMSSSGDLITLFVGLELLSLASYVLAGLRKKNLQSNEAAMKYVINGGIATAITLFGMSYVYGLTGTTNLQEMWITLSQINARDMQYLLVIAFMMMFVGLSFKLATAPFHMWAPDVYQGAPTPVTAFLAVVSKTAGFIIVLRLFVTLFFPTRSAEGSSMLFSMGEFIAVLAVASMIIGNFVALRQRNVKRMFAYSGVAHAGYLLVPLATVNFIFIFEAMWFYLVAYLFMNIGALAVLQVVTAQDDSEDLSRFAGLYQRSPLLAVLMSVFLLSLAGIPGTAGFIGKLSIFVGAISEPTNAYVLASVLILTTVVSYFYYFGIMTQMFFRPAASQEKIHVPVGIWITVFVCALGTLLLGILPGLALDMFGSNFDILRDIFETDN
- a CDS encoding NADH-quinone oxidoreductase subunit J, which codes for MTITGEFIAFLFLAIAAIAGGVLMLNLTKVVHMVVALVFTFISIAGIYVMLSAEFVAAVQILIYSGAITIIMLFGIMLTRHNDESETSGLARKILVGAGVLGFAAVMYFGLYSLDLGSQESADLHVNNTEQIGVAIYAKYVIPFELTSVILLVALVGAIILARRDDEDADVVKEEATKE
- the murA gene encoding UDP-N-acetylglucosamine 1-carboxyvinyltransferase, whose translation is MEKIIVRGGQRLKGTVKVEGAKNAVLPVIAATLLASKGKCEILDVPELSDVYTINEVLRYLNADVDFENNRIIVDATRELHTEAPFEYVRKMRASVLVMGSLLARNGKAQIALPGGCAIGSRPIDQHLKGFEAMGAKVKVGNGYIDAEVDGRLQGAKIYLDFPSVGATENIMMAATLAEGTTIMENVAKEPEIVDLANFLNSMGAKVRGAGTGTIRIEGVSELHGCQHNIIPDRIEAGTFMVAAAITGGDVIVEGAVPEHSSSLIAKMEEMGVKFEEVENGLRVIGPEKLKSIDIKTMPHPGFPTDMQSQMMSLLLAAEGTSMITETVFENRFMHVEEFRRMNGDIKIEGRSVVINGPSKLQGAEVAATDLRAAAALTLAGLIADGYTRVTELKHLDRGYVNFHNKLAALGADIERVSSMEQEQTVILEQIKEA
- a CDS encoding YwmB family TATA-box binding protein, coding for MGNTDKGLKTNTKYAEKTWKLYINRLLGLFFILVICFTGVILGNERSRAQLPNDISTEILEIAEVFQKEKINVQEWKLYGRKNVYKIRDLVTFQKEVNRLKQSMGHLSWNVMEEEDQWKAVGTYYNDLLKQEETLQLITTHTNSSQTSYVLYEVTGYGWEKPVATEIINNFHSNLTNISHEDFEIFSCMSGDFSAKIEGGLQNTTNILLDAFSAQIVEEIQEDTFVSVSAYTDAWNNVLPTHQGKMNLQIGLRTQGMGDKTTVIVGTPIITVEY
- the nuoI gene encoding NADH-quinone oxidoreductase subunit NuoI → MLGLAKGLKYTLQNLTKKKVTYDYPNEPLPLPDRFRGIQKFYPEKCIVCNQCSNICPTDCIQLTGKKHPDPTKKGKIIDTYDINFEICILCDLCTEVCPTEAIIMTNNFELAEYSRDRLFKDLQWLDENDTNIRRENKA
- the nuoK gene encoding NADH-quinone oxidoreductase subunit NuoK is translated as MSGVPLSAYLVLALILFCIGLYGALTKRNTVIVLICIELMLNAVNINLVAFSKFGIAPSITGQVFSLFTITVAAAEAAVGLAILIALYRNRRTVNIDEMNTLKN
- a CDS encoding complex I subunit 4 family protein, which translates into the protein MNSIFLTALIFAPLLGILVLLFTPKTNVEAIKIVGFLATLPSLVLALIAFWQYKAGAGLEQFAIKHEWITFGNKDLTGEIYGSQVYQPISFELGVNGFSLVMILLTAVLSTLAAIASIHVKKEWKGYFILFLLLQIGMLGVFAAENLLLFFFFFELTLIPMFFLIGKWGYFEKESAAYRFLIYNGLGSAILLIVFVVLFTKTGTMNIAEITAMFTGNSDAMFLGEVSDDLRMGLLIALLVAFGIKLPIVPLHSWMLKVHVQAPPSIVMLHAGVLLKIGAFGLIRFGVGIFPEQFDQLAFILAILGVVNLLYGAFLALIQTDFKMVLAYSSISHMGIVLIGLAALNEAGIQGAIFQVVSHGFIAALLFFLIGVMYERTGTTDIGKLGGLAKAMPLTAGFFLVGAMASLGLPGMSGFVSEFLAFMGLFNEMPVVAAVGTLGIILTAAYLLRAVLGMTFGTKAAGYGEKVVDLRGVEYIPVFAMLFFIILIGVYPSILAQPLQDTINAIILGIGG
- the nuoH gene encoding NADH-quinone oxidoreductase subunit NuoH; translation: MMESLLHSSPSWTNFFIFFGLATALLLAVLGFVTYGILAERKVMGFMQGRIGPNQVGGSWGLLQTVADVLKLLIKEDTIPKLADRPLYIIAPVIAFTPAFMVLATIPFTDRFQFADIGVGLLYYIAISGITTVGVVAAGWASNNKYSLLGGMRAAAQMISYEVPLVMSVIGVVLLAGSLNLNEIVAAQGETFWFIILQPVGFLIFMIASVAELNRTPFDLPEAESELVAGYHVEYSGFRWAFFMLAEYVYLFAMASLTTVLFLGGWLPPFEFLGLIPGAVWFALKFSVVVFVLIWIRVTFPRLRADQLMEFGWKVLLPVALANIFFSAIMKELFFK
- a CDS encoding DUF1146 family protein; protein product: MIDFGVQALVSIISHLLFISITWWALQAIQYEKWMKPNKVVQIRLLLILITIAIGSSVSNFFLDYLFLSQRLPMIW
- the spoIID gene encoding stage II sporulation protein D — protein: MRNLKPIIVLTSILFVMVLMVPTLLVMPFVDKESGQLAEELQPNQQIQNQVEPIDSPIDVAVYRHKQEMIENIPLEDYIVGVVASEMPADFELEALKAQALAARTYILRQLMAEEKLGTPEGADVTDTEQHQVYKSPEDLKAAWAAEDFNWKMEKIKQAVAETAGSVLTYNNVPIDASYFSTSNGYTENSEEYWPNEIPYLRSVESPWDVDSEKYLSQVSLPVQEFQSKLGVTLGSDGSVGKIIARTTGNRVEAVDINGKKLSGREVRDLLMLRSSDFTWERKGDNIVITTKGFGHGVGMSQYGANGMALEGKNYTQIISHYYKDVQIASADQYINKVTAKR
- the nuoL gene encoding NADH-quinone oxidoreductase subunit L, with the translated sequence MMENAWIIPLFPLISFILLMLVGKRLKESSAFLGIALIGLSLIFSLTALWERFSAPTFKATFDWLQIGDVVLTAGYEVNQLNALMLVVVSLVSLLVHIYSKGYMHGDDRFHVFYAYLGLFTFAMLALVMSPNLLQLYIFWELVGVGSFLLIGFYFYKNEAKAAAKKAFIMTRIGDVGLFIGIILLFWQVGSFEYDVIFEAVNAGAISAGMLTLIAILIFIGAMGKSGQFPLHSWLPDAMEGPTPVSALIHAATMVAAGVYLVASLFPLFNASETALMTVAIVGAFTAIFAASIGLVQKDIKRVLAYSTVSQLGFMMLALGSAGYVAGVFHLTTHAFFKALLFLAAGSVIHAVHTQNIDEMGGLWKKMRTTGILFLIGTLAITGVPLFSGFFSKEEILLAAWVNGNPFLFLLALIAAFFTAFYMFRLFFLVFTGDARGDQSHAHESPSVMTIPMIVLGVLAVVAGYMNTPWFGHFLGDWLTEGTTLYGPSHIEGPKWIMAAAILVSFAGIGFAYLIYFRRSIARETFSQGAPHLYGILRNKYFVDEIYNMTFVYGTRVISLFLKYIDEFLVQGSMKGIAAASQQIGRLGAKVQNGQTQTYGAVAFVGLAILIIIFVFTGGYIG